A single region of the Eublepharis macularius isolate TG4126 chromosome 14, MPM_Emac_v1.0, whole genome shotgun sequence genome encodes:
- the SNRPG gene encoding small nuclear ribonucleoprotein G, with the protein MSKAHPPELKKFMDKKLSLKLNGGRHVQGILRGFDPFMNLVIDECVEMAPGGQQNNIGMVVIRGNSIIMLEALERV; encoded by the exons ATGAGTAAAGCGCACCCGCCGGAGCTGAAAAA atttatgGACAAGAAGCTGTCAT TGAAGTTGAATGGTGGTCGACATGTCCAAGGAATACTAAGAGGTTTTGATCCATTTATGAATCTTGTAATAGATGAGTGTGTAGAAATGGCACCAGGTGGACAACAGAACAACATTGGTATGGTG GTGATTCGAGGAAACAGCATCATTATGTTGGAAGCCTTGGAACGAGTATAA
- the PCYOX1 gene encoding prenylcysteine oxidase 1 isoform X2 — protein MKHFVKELGLSVPKGQGGLMGIYNGDEFVFEESSWYIWNFIKLLWRYGLNSLRMYMWVEEILDKFMRIYRYQAHDYAFSSSEGLLHALGGAEFLQMLNQTIEESMQKSGFSQKFINEIVTPVMRVNYGQSASINGFVGAVSLAGTDGGLWAVEGGNKLVCTGLLYASKAQLISGTVISIEEKIQQKGRSGGTVNLYEVTYNSTSGLARDAYNIILIATPLNRKIANITFRNFNPPIPDFSNPYQQTVATFVHGHINASFFGYQDPSQFQLNGIFTMENPKLFINSMGTVSPVQDRTAALNPLLGPRVWKIFSPQPLTKEQMNLLFLSYDSTKAKTWLAYPHYSPPEKCPPIILHSRMYYLNSIEWVASAMEMSTVSAKNAALLAYHRWYEKMDMIDQEDLHERLKTEL, from the exons ATGAAGCATTTTGTCAAAGAATTAG GACTTTCTGTTCCTAAAGGTCAAGGTGGCCTCATGGGCATTTACAATGGAGATGAGTTTGTCTTTGAAGAGAGTAGCTGGTACATCTGGAATTTTATCAAGCTGCTCTGGCGCTATGGACTGAATTCTCTGCGAATGTACATGTGGGTAGAAGAAATTCTGGACAAGTTTATGAG GATCTATCGGTATCAGGCTCATGACTACGCCTTCAGCAGCAGTGAGGGTTTACTTCATGCTCTCGGAGGGGCTGAATTCCTTCagatgctgaatcagaccattgaggAATCCATGCAAAAGTCTGGCTTTTCTCAGAAGTTCATCAATGAGATAGTTACTCCAGTCATGAGAGTAAACTATGGCCAAAGTGCCAGTATCAATGGCTTTGTAG gtGCTGTATCTTTAGCAGGTACTGATGGTGGACTTTGGGCAGTAGAAGGTGGCAACAAACTAGTATGCACAGGCCTTCTGTATGCTTCTAAAGCACAGCTGATTTCTGGCACAGTCATTTCTATAGAAGAGAAGATACAGCAAAAGGGACGTTCAG gtgGTACTGTGAATCTTTATGAAGTGACTTACAATTCTACATCTGGATTAGCGAGAGATGCATACAACATCATACTGATTGCAACCCCCTTGAACCGTAAGATTGCCAATATAACGTTCCGCAACTTCAATCCACCCATTCCGGACTTCTCCAATCCCTATCAACAGACCGTAGCAACATTTGTCCATGGTCACATCAATGCCTCTTTCTTTGGCTACCAGGATCCTTCCCAGTTCCAATTAAATGGCATTTTCACAATGGAGAATCCCAAGTTGTTTATAAATAGCATGGGCACTGTATCTCCAGTTCAGGACCGAACAGCTGCATTGAACCCATTACTGGGCCCTCGAGTTTGGAAAATTTTCTCACCCCAGCCTCTCACCAAAGAGCAAATGAACTTGCTTTTCCTGTCTTATGATTCCACTAAAGCAAAAACGTGGCTAGCCTACCCGCATTACAGCCCTCCAGAGAAATGCCCACCCATCATCCTCCACAGTAGAATGTACTACCTCAACAGCATAGAATGGGTTGCTAGCGCCATGGAGATGAGCACAGTTTCAGCCAAAAATGCTGCTCTTCTAGCTTACCACCGCTGGTATGAAAAGATGGACATGATTGACCAGGAAGATTTGCATGAAAGACTCAAAACAGAGCTCTGA
- the PCYOX1 gene encoding prenylcysteine oxidase 1 isoform X1 — translation MRALLAGSARLYLLLASVCRGLSSGSQELRYPPQRIAVIGAGIGGTSAAYFLRQKFGKDVLIDVFERGTVGGRLATINLEGKDYEAGGAVIHPLNLHMKHFVKELGLSVPKGQGGLMGIYNGDEFVFEESSWYIWNFIKLLWRYGLNSLRMYMWVEEILDKFMRIYRYQAHDYAFSSSEGLLHALGGAEFLQMLNQTIEESMQKSGFSQKFINEIVTPVMRVNYGQSASINGFVGAVSLAGTDGGLWAVEGGNKLVCTGLLYASKAQLISGTVISIEEKIQQKGRSGGTVNLYEVTYNSTSGLARDAYNIILIATPLNRKIANITFRNFNPPIPDFSNPYQQTVATFVHGHINASFFGYQDPSQFQLNGIFTMENPKLFINSMGTVSPVQDRTAALNPLLGPRVWKIFSPQPLTKEQMNLLFLSYDSTKAKTWLAYPHYSPPEKCPPIILHSRMYYLNSIEWVASAMEMSTVSAKNAALLAYHRWYEKMDMIDQEDLHERLKTEL, via the exons ATGAGGGCGCTTTTGGCGGGGTCCGCCCGCCTCTATCTGCTGCTGGCTTCCGTGTGCAGGGGTCTCTCGTCGGGCTCCCAGGAGTTGCGCTACCCGCCTCAGCGAATAG CTGTGATTGGAGCTGGCATTGGGGGCACATCCGCAGCCTATTTTCTACGCCAGAAGTTTGGAAAAGATGTCCTGATTGATGTATTTGAAAGAGGAACTGTGGGTGGCCGTCTGGCTACCATCAACCTGGAAGGAAAAGACTATGAAGCAGGAGGAGCTGTCATCCACCCTCTTAACTTACACATGAAGCATTTTGTCAAAGAATTAG GACTTTCTGTTCCTAAAGGTCAAGGTGGCCTCATGGGCATTTACAATGGAGATGAGTTTGTCTTTGAAGAGAGTAGCTGGTACATCTGGAATTTTATCAAGCTGCTCTGGCGCTATGGACTGAATTCTCTGCGAATGTACATGTGGGTAGAAGAAATTCTGGACAAGTTTATGAG GATCTATCGGTATCAGGCTCATGACTACGCCTTCAGCAGCAGTGAGGGTTTACTTCATGCTCTCGGAGGGGCTGAATTCCTTCagatgctgaatcagaccattgaggAATCCATGCAAAAGTCTGGCTTTTCTCAGAAGTTCATCAATGAGATAGTTACTCCAGTCATGAGAGTAAACTATGGCCAAAGTGCCAGTATCAATGGCTTTGTAG gtGCTGTATCTTTAGCAGGTACTGATGGTGGACTTTGGGCAGTAGAAGGTGGCAACAAACTAGTATGCACAGGCCTTCTGTATGCTTCTAAAGCACAGCTGATTTCTGGCACAGTCATTTCTATAGAAGAGAAGATACAGCAAAAGGGACGTTCAG gtgGTACTGTGAATCTTTATGAAGTGACTTACAATTCTACATCTGGATTAGCGAGAGATGCATACAACATCATACTGATTGCAACCCCCTTGAACCGTAAGATTGCCAATATAACGTTCCGCAACTTCAATCCACCCATTCCGGACTTCTCCAATCCCTATCAACAGACCGTAGCAACATTTGTCCATGGTCACATCAATGCCTCTTTCTTTGGCTACCAGGATCCTTCCCAGTTCCAATTAAATGGCATTTTCACAATGGAGAATCCCAAGTTGTTTATAAATAGCATGGGCACTGTATCTCCAGTTCAGGACCGAACAGCTGCATTGAACCCATTACTGGGCCCTCGAGTTTGGAAAATTTTCTCACCCCAGCCTCTCACCAAAGAGCAAATGAACTTGCTTTTCCTGTCTTATGATTCCACTAAAGCAAAAACGTGGCTAGCCTACCCGCATTACAGCCCTCCAGAGAAATGCCCACCCATCATCCTCCACAGTAGAATGTACTACCTCAACAGCATAGAATGGGTTGCTAGCGCCATGGAGATGAGCACAGTTTCAGCCAAAAATGCTGCTCTTCTAGCTTACCACCGCTGGTATGAAAAGATGGACATGATTGACCAGGAAGATTTGCATGAAAGACTCAAAACAGAGCTCTGA